The Arthrobacter russicus genome has a segment encoding these proteins:
- a CDS encoding ABC transporter permease, producing the protein MTGFIAALVEAWGEFKVQKMRVLLSLIGVAISVAALASVVGVGDLVRTSMEQKQEVYGGRTATISAYLSSGAGTPMPGAREAFRELATRYGLQYTSSKEEGAGEFQFPDGVRRTMMTRIDPAYGVIHRTKLVKGSWFAADDAQRLTPALVVNEAFYKAMGRPDLNTQPEIKLLGTTEKTTVLIGVVPDEFQPAQPQAFVVSDVALEPSPYGGRLNFEVWVQPDQADTVMQALQSDLSAVFPKASVDARRADFGARGDPFAPIQWGISGIAGLVMFLGILSLLNITLVTIRYRVREIGIRRSFGATGSRVFFGVLMESIVATTIAGIVGVMGAIILVKNPWLESAIGQGMTEFPPFPISAALIGLGAAILAGAIAGAVPALIAVRVKVIDAIRF; encoded by the coding sequence ATGACCGGCTTCATAGCGGCACTGGTCGAAGCCTGGGGTGAGTTCAAAGTACAGAAAATGCGGGTGCTGCTTTCCCTGATCGGCGTCGCCATATCGGTGGCCGCGTTGGCCTCGGTGGTCGGCGTCGGAGATTTGGTGCGGACCTCCATGGAACAGAAGCAAGAGGTCTACGGCGGCCGCACTGCCACGATCAGCGCATATCTCTCCTCCGGGGCCGGCACGCCGATGCCCGGAGCGCGCGAAGCCTTCCGCGAGTTGGCCACCCGCTACGGTCTGCAGTACACCAGTTCGAAAGAGGAGGGCGCCGGCGAATTCCAATTCCCCGACGGCGTGCGGCGGACCATGATGACCCGGATCGATCCGGCCTACGGGGTGATCCATCGGACCAAACTGGTCAAAGGATCGTGGTTCGCAGCCGACGACGCGCAGCGGCTGACCCCGGCGCTCGTGGTCAACGAGGCGTTCTACAAAGCGATGGGCCGGCCGGATCTGAACACCCAGCCGGAGATCAAGCTCCTCGGCACGACTGAAAAGACCACAGTGCTGATCGGGGTGGTGCCGGATGAATTCCAGCCGGCACAGCCCCAGGCTTTCGTGGTGTCCGACGTCGCGCTCGAACCGAGCCCCTACGGTGGCAGACTGAACTTCGAGGTCTGGGTGCAACCGGATCAAGCCGACACGGTGATGCAAGCGTTGCAATCAGACTTGTCCGCGGTATTTCCGAAGGCGAGCGTCGACGCACGCCGAGCGGATTTCGGGGCCCGGGGCGACCCGTTCGCCCCGATTCAATGGGGGATATCCGGCATCGCCGGTTTGGTGATGTTCCTGGGCATCCTCAGCCTGCTGAACATCACCTTGGTGACCATCCGCTACCGGGTCCGCGAAATCGGCATCCGGCGCAGCTTCGGCGCCACCGGCAGCCGGGTGTTCTTCGGCGTGCTGATGGAATCGATCGTGGCGACCACGATTGCCGGAATCGTGGGGGTGATGGGCGCCATCATCCTGGTGAAAAACCCGTGGCTGGAATCGGCGATCGGCCAAGGAATGACCGAGTTCCCGCCGTTCCCGATCAGCGCCGCGCTGATCGGCCTCGGTGCGGCGATCCTGGCCGGAGCGATCGCCGGTGCGGTGCCGGCGCTGATCGCGGTCCGGGTCAAGGTGATCGACGCGATCCGATTCTGA
- a CDS encoding ABC transporter ATP-binding protein, whose protein sequence is MEQQQVLIELEDVTRTVLLPNDEPLHILRGIDLTLRKGDHTAIVGRSGSGKSTLLNLLGLLDLPTGGTVRFLGRDARRLNDRARAKQRGASVGFVFQQFNLLPGRSALDNVMMPLLYANPEKFWRRRRLAAEMLDQVGLADRMDTVPNLLSGGEQQRVAIARALVRRPQLILADEPTGALDVETGQSVMRLLDAVAAETGAALVTITHDLNVARLARNHYRLDSGVLTEDPSLADSIQEALV, encoded by the coding sequence ATGGAGCAACAGCAGGTGCTGATCGAACTCGAAGACGTCACGCGCACCGTGTTGCTGCCCAATGACGAACCGCTGCACATCCTGCGCGGCATCGACTTGACCTTGCGCAAGGGTGATCACACGGCAATCGTCGGCCGCTCCGGTTCGGGGAAATCCACGCTGCTGAATCTGCTCGGACTACTCGATCTGCCCACCGGAGGCACGGTCCGGTTCCTGGGCCGGGACGCCCGCAGGCTCAATGACCGCGCCAGGGCGAAACAGCGCGGAGCTTCGGTGGGTTTCGTTTTCCAGCAGTTCAACCTGCTGCCCGGACGGAGTGCCTTGGACAACGTCATGATGCCGCTGCTGTATGCGAACCCGGAAAAGTTCTGGCGACGGCGCAGGCTTGCTGCGGAGATGCTGGACCAAGTCGGTTTGGCCGACCGGATGGACACGGTGCCGAACCTGCTCTCCGGCGGTGAGCAGCAGCGGGTGGCGATCGCCCGGGCCTTGGTGCGCCGTCCGCAGCTGATCCTGGCGGATGAGCCCACCGGGGCCTTGGACGTGGAGACCGGGCAGAGCGTGATGCGGCTCTTGGACGCGGTGGCTGCGGAGACCGGTGCGGCCCTGGTCACGATCACCCATGATCTGAACGTCGCGCGGTTGGCCCGGAACCACTACCGCTTGGACAGCGGAGTATTGACCGAAGACCCATCGCTCGCCGACTCGATCCAGGAGGCGCTGGTATGA